The following proteins are encoded in a genomic region of Cricetulus griseus strain 17A/GY chromosome 7, alternate assembly CriGri-PICRH-1.0, whole genome shotgun sequence:
- the Znf598 gene encoding E3 ubiquitin-protein ligase ZNF598 isoform X3: MAAAAAAAAAGAEGRRAALEAVAAPERGGGSCVLCCGDLEATALGRCDHPVCYRCSTKMRVLCEQRYCAVCREELRQVVFGKKLPAFAMIPIHQLQHEKKYDIYFADGKVFALYRQLLQHECPRCPHLPSFGLFGDLEQHMRKQHELFCCKLCLKHLKIFTYERKWYSRKDLARHRMQGDPDDTSHRGHPLCKFCDERYLDNDELLKHLRRDHYFCHFCDSDGAQDYYSDYAYLREHFREKHFLCEEGRCSTEQFTHAFRTEIDLKAHKTACHSRSRAEARQNRQIDLQFSFAPRHSRRSEGVVGGEDYEEVDRYNRQGRAGRASGRGAQQNRRGSWREEEDREVAAAIRASVAAQQQEETHRAEDREEGSRPKKEEMVARGPEEPRGPRRLPRAQGEGPGSKEASTNGLVSHEAFPATGPVAAPSNTLPPPNPKLKDEDFPSLCASTSSCCTAVTPGSVGLALAYPGSRGKNTFQEEDFPALVSSAPKPSNAPSSLISAWNSSCSKKGNLPTPGAQAVVGGSQPPRKAGKGSRGGRKGGPAPVDEEEGGGLTVQELRSVPTTVAVSSLLAPAATQSSTKVGKKKKVGSEKTGATSSPLLPPDHIPKPSGAEQVLEFSSSKAEVPVTIVNGHSEGPALARSTPKEPPGLPRPLGPLPCPIPQEDFPALGGPCPPRMPPPPGFNTVVLLKGTAPPPPLPPGLVPPISKPPPGFSSFLPSSHSTCVPSPTTTTMKAPRLTPTPRAYLVPENFRERNLQLIQSIKDFLQSDEACFSKFKSYSGEFRQGMISAAQYYKSCRDLLGENFQKIFSELLALLPDTAKQQELLSAHTDFCSREKPPSSKSKKNKKNVWQTNTQQLGLDCSVCPTCQQVLAQGDISSHQALHAARDEDFPSLQAIARIIT, translated from the exons atggcggcggcggcggcggcggcggcggcgggcgCCGAGGGGCGGCGCGCAGCTCTGGAGGCAGTGGCAGCGCCGGAGCGGGGCGGCGGGAGCTGCGTGCTGTGCTGCGGCGATCTGGAGGCTACGGCGCTGGGCCGCTGCGATCACCCGGTGTGCTACCGGTGCTCTACCAAGATGCGGGTGCTGTGCGAGCAGCGCTACTGCGCCGTGTGTCGCGAGGAGCTGCGCCAG gtGGTCTTTGGGAAGAAGCTCCCCGCCTTTGCCATGATTCCTATCCACCAGCTCCAGCATGAGAAGAAATATGACATCTATTTTGCAGATGGAAAGGTGTTTGCATTGTACAG GCAGCTGTTGCAGCATGAATGCCCACGGTGCCCCCACCTGCCATCCTTCGGCCTCTTCGGGGACTTGGAGCAGCATATGCGGAAGCAACATGAGCTCTTCTGCTGCAAGTTGTGCCTCAAGCACCTCAAG ATCTTCACCTATGAGCGCAAGTGGTACTCACGCAAGGACCTGGCTCGACACCGCATGCAGGGTGACCCTGATGACACATCCCATCGGGGACATCCACTTTGTAAGTTCTGTGACGAGCGTTACCTGGACAACGATGAGCTACTCAAGCACCTGCGCCGTGACCACTACTTCTGCCACTTCTGTGACTCCGATGGAGCCCAGGACTACTATAG TGATTATGCATACCTGCGTGAGCACTTCCGGGAGAAGCACTTCCTATGTGAGGAGGGCCGTTGCAGCACTGAGCAGTTCACCCATGCCTTCCGCACTGAGATTGACCTCAAGGCTCATAAAACAGCTTGCCACAGCCGAAGCAGAGCCGAGGCGCGTCAGAACCGGCAGATTGACCTTCAGTTTAGCTTTGCACCACGGCACTCACGCCGGAGTGAGG GAGTTGTCGGTGGTGAGGACTACGAGGAGGTGGACAGGTACAACCGCCAGGGCCGAGCTGGCCGGGCCAGCGGGCGTGGAGCCCAGCAGAACCGCCGGGGAAGCTGGAG GGAAGAAGAAGACCGAGAAGTGGCAGCTGCTATCCGGGCCTCTGTGGCTGCTCAACAACAAGAGGAGACTCATAGGGCTGAGGACCGAGAAGAGGGTAGCAGGCCCAAGAAAGAGGAAATGGTAGCCAGGGGGCCTGAGGAGCCTCGTGGCCCCCGGCGCCTGCCCCGGGCTCAGGGTGAAGGCCCAG GCTCCAAGGAAGCCTCAACAAATGGTCTTGTAAGCCACGAAGCCTTCCCAGCCACAGGCCCAGTGGCTGCTCCCTCAAA CACCCTTCCACCACCTAACCCTAAACTCAAGGATGAAGACTTCCCTAGTCTCTGTGCCTCCACTTCCTCCTGCTGCACGGCTGTTACCCCAGGCTCTGTGGGCTTGGCACTGGCTTATCCTGGTTCCAGGGGCAAGAACACCTTCCAGGAAGAGGACTtccctgccttggtttcctcagCACCCAAGCCCAGCAATGCCCCCTCCAGCCTCATCTCAGCTTGGAACAGCAGCTGCAGCAAGAAAGGGAACCTACCTACACCAGGGGCCCAGGCTGTAGTTGGTGGCAGCCAGCCTCCCCGGAAGGCAGGGAAGGGGAGCAGGGGTGGCCGGAAGGGTGGCCCAGCCCCAGTAGATGAGGAGGAGGGTGGTGGCCTCACTGTGCAGGAGCTTCGGAGTGTGCCCACCACAGTGGCTGTCTCTTCTTTGCTGGCACCAGCAGCCACCCAGAGCTCCACCAAGGTTGGCAAGAAGAAGAAAGTGGGCTCTGAGAAGACTGGAGCCACATCATCCCCACTGTTGCCCCCTGATCATATCCCAAAGCCCTCTGGGGCTGAGCAGGTCCTTGAATTCTCTTCAAGCAAAGCTGAAGTGCCAGTAACCATCGTCAATGGACATTCAGAGGGGCCAGCCCTGGCACGGAGCACCCCAAAGGAACCTCCAGGGCTCCCAAGGCCCCTGGGTCCCCTCCCCTGTCCCATACCACAGGAAgacttcccagcacttggaggcccTTGTCCACCCAGGATGCCTCCTCCCCCAG GCTTTAACACCGTGGTGCTCTTGAAGGGCACAGCgcctccacccccactcccaccaggCCTGGTGCCTCCCATCAGCAAGCCACCCCCTGGCTTCTCCAGTTTCCTGCCCAGCTCCCACTCAACCTGTGTCCCcagtcccaccaccaccaccatgaaaGC ACCCCGACTAACACCCACACCACGAGCCTACTTAGTTCCTGAGAACTTCCGGGAGAGGAACCTACAGCTCATTCAGTCCATCAAGGACTTTCTGCAGAGTGATGAGGCCTGCTTCAGCAAGTTTAAGAGCTATTCAGGGGAGTTCAGACAG GGAATGATCTCTGCGGCTCAGTACTACAAAAGCTGCCGAGACCTGCTGGGGGAGAACTTCCAGAAGATCTTCAGTGAGCTGTTGGCGCTCCTGCCAGACACAGCCAAACAGCAGGAGCTGCTGTCCGCACACACTGACTTCTGCAGTCGTGAGAAGCCTCCCAGCTCCAAGTctaagaagaacaagaagaatgTGTGGCAGACTAACACCCAACAGTTGGGCCTGGACTGCTCTGTGTGCCCCACCTGCCAGCAGGTACTGGCACAAGGTGACATCAGCAGCCACCAGGCACTGCACGCTGCCCGGGATGAGGACTTCCCCTCCCTTCAAGCCATTGCCAGGATCATTACGTAG
- the Znf598 gene encoding E3 ubiquitin-protein ligase ZNF598 isoform X2, with protein sequence MAAAAAAAAAGAEGRRAALEAVAAPERGGGSCVLCCGDLEATALGRCDHPVCYRCSTKMRVLCEQRYCAVCREELRQVVFGKKLPAFAMIPIHQLQHEKKYDIYFADGKVFALYRQLLQHECPRCPHLPSFGLFGDLEQHMRKQHELFCCKLCLKHLKIFTYERKWYSRKDLARHRMQGDPDDTSHRGHPLCKFCDERYLDNDELLKHLRRDHYFCHFCDSDGAQDYYSDYAYLREHFREKHFLCEEGRCSTEQFTHAFRTEIDLKAHKTACHSRSRAEARQNRQIDLQFSFAPRHSRRSEGVVGGEDYEEVDRYNRQGRAGRASGRGAQQNRRGSWRYKREEEDREVAAAIRASVAAQQQEETHRAEDREEGSRPKKEEMVARGPEEPRGPRRLPRAQGEGPGSKEASTNGLVSHEAFPATGPVAAPSNTLPPPNPKLKDEDFPSLCASTSSCCTAVTPGSVGLALAYPGSRGKNTFQEEDFPALVSSAPKPSNAPSSLISAWNSSCSKKGNLPTPGAQAVVGGSQPPRKAGKGSRGGRKGGPAPVDEEEGGGLTVQELRSVPTTVAVSSLLAPAATQSSTKVGKKKKVGSEKTGATSSPLLPPDHIPKPSGAEQVLEFSSSKAEVPVTIVNGHSEGPALARSTPKEPPGLPRPLGPLPCPIPQEDFPALGGPCPPRMPPPPGFNTVVLLKGTAPPPPLPPGLVPPISKPPPGFSSFLPSSHSTCVPSPTTTTMKAPRLTPTPRAYLVPENFRERNLQLIQSIKDFLQSDEACFSKFKSYSGEFRQGMISAAQYYKSCRDLLGENFQKIFSELLALLPDTAKQQELLSAHTDFCSREKPPSSKSKKNKKNVWQTNTQQLGLDCSVCPTCQQVLAQGDISSHQALHAARDEDFPSLQAIARIIT encoded by the exons atggcggcggcggcggcggcggcggcggcgggcgCCGAGGGGCGGCGCGCAGCTCTGGAGGCAGTGGCAGCGCCGGAGCGGGGCGGCGGGAGCTGCGTGCTGTGCTGCGGCGATCTGGAGGCTACGGCGCTGGGCCGCTGCGATCACCCGGTGTGCTACCGGTGCTCTACCAAGATGCGGGTGCTGTGCGAGCAGCGCTACTGCGCCGTGTGTCGCGAGGAGCTGCGCCAG gtGGTCTTTGGGAAGAAGCTCCCCGCCTTTGCCATGATTCCTATCCACCAGCTCCAGCATGAGAAGAAATATGACATCTATTTTGCAGATGGAAAGGTGTTTGCATTGTACAG GCAGCTGTTGCAGCATGAATGCCCACGGTGCCCCCACCTGCCATCCTTCGGCCTCTTCGGGGACTTGGAGCAGCATATGCGGAAGCAACATGAGCTCTTCTGCTGCAAGTTGTGCCTCAAGCACCTCAAG ATCTTCACCTATGAGCGCAAGTGGTACTCACGCAAGGACCTGGCTCGACACCGCATGCAGGGTGACCCTGATGACACATCCCATCGGGGACATCCACTTTGTAAGTTCTGTGACGAGCGTTACCTGGACAACGATGAGCTACTCAAGCACCTGCGCCGTGACCACTACTTCTGCCACTTCTGTGACTCCGATGGAGCCCAGGACTACTATAG TGATTATGCATACCTGCGTGAGCACTTCCGGGAGAAGCACTTCCTATGTGAGGAGGGCCGTTGCAGCACTGAGCAGTTCACCCATGCCTTCCGCACTGAGATTGACCTCAAGGCTCATAAAACAGCTTGCCACAGCCGAAGCAGAGCCGAGGCGCGTCAGAACCGGCAGATTGACCTTCAGTTTAGCTTTGCACCACGGCACTCACGCCGGAGTGAGG GAGTTGTCGGTGGTGAGGACTACGAGGAGGTGGACAGGTACAACCGCCAGGGCCGAGCTGGCCGGGCCAGCGGGCGTGGAGCCCAGCAGAACCGCCGGGGAAGCTGGAGGTACAAGAG GGAAGAAGAAGACCGAGAAGTGGCAGCTGCTATCCGGGCCTCTGTGGCTGCTCAACAACAAGAGGAGACTCATAGGGCTGAGGACCGAGAAGAGGGTAGCAGGCCCAAGAAAGAGGAAATGGTAGCCAGGGGGCCTGAGGAGCCTCGTGGCCCCCGGCGCCTGCCCCGGGCTCAGGGTGAAGGCCCAG GCTCCAAGGAAGCCTCAACAAATGGTCTTGTAAGCCACGAAGCCTTCCCAGCCACAGGCCCAGTGGCTGCTCCCTCAAA CACCCTTCCACCACCTAACCCTAAACTCAAGGATGAAGACTTCCCTAGTCTCTGTGCCTCCACTTCCTCCTGCTGCACGGCTGTTACCCCAGGCTCTGTGGGCTTGGCACTGGCTTATCCTGGTTCCAGGGGCAAGAACACCTTCCAGGAAGAGGACTtccctgccttggtttcctcagCACCCAAGCCCAGCAATGCCCCCTCCAGCCTCATCTCAGCTTGGAACAGCAGCTGCAGCAAGAAAGGGAACCTACCTACACCAGGGGCCCAGGCTGTAGTTGGTGGCAGCCAGCCTCCCCGGAAGGCAGGGAAGGGGAGCAGGGGTGGCCGGAAGGGTGGCCCAGCCCCAGTAGATGAGGAGGAGGGTGGTGGCCTCACTGTGCAGGAGCTTCGGAGTGTGCCCACCACAGTGGCTGTCTCTTCTTTGCTGGCACCAGCAGCCACCCAGAGCTCCACCAAGGTTGGCAAGAAGAAGAAAGTGGGCTCTGAGAAGACTGGAGCCACATCATCCCCACTGTTGCCCCCTGATCATATCCCAAAGCCCTCTGGGGCTGAGCAGGTCCTTGAATTCTCTTCAAGCAAAGCTGAAGTGCCAGTAACCATCGTCAATGGACATTCAGAGGGGCCAGCCCTGGCACGGAGCACCCCAAAGGAACCTCCAGGGCTCCCAAGGCCCCTGGGTCCCCTCCCCTGTCCCATACCACAGGAAgacttcccagcacttggaggcccTTGTCCACCCAGGATGCCTCCTCCCCCAG GCTTTAACACCGTGGTGCTCTTGAAGGGCACAGCgcctccacccccactcccaccaggCCTGGTGCCTCCCATCAGCAAGCCACCCCCTGGCTTCTCCAGTTTCCTGCCCAGCTCCCACTCAACCTGTGTCCCcagtcccaccaccaccaccatgaaaGC ACCCCGACTAACACCCACACCACGAGCCTACTTAGTTCCTGAGAACTTCCGGGAGAGGAACCTACAGCTCATTCAGTCCATCAAGGACTTTCTGCAGAGTGATGAGGCCTGCTTCAGCAAGTTTAAGAGCTATTCAGGGGAGTTCAGACAG GGAATGATCTCTGCGGCTCAGTACTACAAAAGCTGCCGAGACCTGCTGGGGGAGAACTTCCAGAAGATCTTCAGTGAGCTGTTGGCGCTCCTGCCAGACACAGCCAAACAGCAGGAGCTGCTGTCCGCACACACTGACTTCTGCAGTCGTGAGAAGCCTCCCAGCTCCAAGTctaagaagaacaagaagaatgTGTGGCAGACTAACACCCAACAGTTGGGCCTGGACTGCTCTGTGTGCCCCACCTGCCAGCAGGTACTGGCACAAGGTGACATCAGCAGCCACCAGGCACTGCACGCTGCCCGGGATGAGGACTTCCCCTCCCTTCAAGCCATTGCCAGGATCATTACGTAG
- the Syngr3 gene encoding synaptogyrin-3 isoform X2 codes for MQEGGEMGSVLQGNSRTAWTLGLLTGATDALGSGIRRPDSPKLDLLPAGVLYSRVRAHSQRGLRECGQRSRAALRLQRKRGRLSLRHRAGSRGLHRLRGLPAAGRALSADQQRPRPPPRSAAGPGLLRGLVLPVVRRLLFPHQSVAAHSARARHGAGWGCGTGRHRVQLLLHSQLGGAHREGPAAVPPGHRYVSLRHRSARCRGCPGLPRLPSGQWCGGHRNIPEPALHRNPGHQPQRVPGACLLVVVRLRPGLEGHLTIVGLKAFWTFPGSCRPSAKDKEGGCCGPLGPRGVASLGRLDCPNNVSPS; via the exons ATGCAAGAGGGTGGGGAGATGGGTTCAGTGCTGCAGGGGAACTCTAGGACAGCATGGACACTTGGGCTCTTGACAGGGGCAACAGATGCCTTAGGCAGTGGCATAAGGAGGCCTGATAGCCCTAAACTAGACCTGCTGCCTGCAGGTGTTCTCTATAGCCGTGTTCGGGCCCATAGTCAACGAGGGCTACGTGAATGCGGACAGCGGTCCAGAGCTGCGTTGCGTCTTCAACGGAAACGCGGGCGCCTGTCGCTTCGGCATCGTGCTGGGTCTCGGGGCCTTCATCGCCTGCGCGGCCTTCCTGCTGCTGGACGTGCGCTTTCAGCAGATCAGCAGCGTCCGAGACCGCCGCCGCGCAGTGCTGCTGGACCTGGGCTTCTCAG GGGTCTGGTCCTTCCTGTGGTTCGTAGGCTTCTGTTTCCTCACCAATCAGTGGCAGCGCACAGCGCCAGGGCCAGGCACGGCGCAGGCTGGGGATGCGGCACGGGCCGCCATCGCGTTCAGCTTCTTCTCCATTCTCAGCTGG GTGGCGCTCACCGTGAAGGCCCTGCAGCGGTTCCGCCTGGGCACAGATATGTCTCTCTTCGCCACAGATCAGCTAGGTGCAGGGGCTGCCCAGGGCTACCCAGGCTACCCAGTGGGCAGTGGTGTGGAGGGCACAGAAACATACCAGAGCCCGCCCTTCACCGAAACCCTGGACACCAGCCCCAAAGGGTACCAGGTGCCTGCCTACTAGTAGTTGTTAGGCTCCGGCCAGGGCTGGAAGGCCACCTCACCATCGTAGGCCTCAAGGCCTTCTGGACCTTTCCTGGGTCCTGCCGTCCCAGTGCCAAGGACAAAGAAGGTGGCTGCTGTGGGCCTCTGGGACCAAGGGGAGTAGCTTCCCTGGGGCGCCTGGACTGTCCCAACAATGTTTCCCCTAGTTAG
- the Syngr3 gene encoding synaptogyrin-3 isoform X3, with amino-acid sequence MEGASFGAGRAGAALDPVSFARRPQTLLRVVSWVFSIAVFGPIVNEGYVNADSGPELRCVFNGNAGACRFGIVLGLGAFIACAAFLLLDVRFQQISSVRDRRRAVLLDLGFSGVWSFLWFVGFCFLTNQWQRTAPGPGTAQAGDAARAAIAFSFFSILSWVALTVKALQRFRLGTDMSLFATDQLGAGAAQGYPGYPVGSGVEGTETYQSPPFTETLDTSPKGYQVPAY; translated from the exons ATGGAGGGAGCCTCCTTCGGCGCGGGCCGTGCGGGAGCTGCCTTGGATCCCGTGAGCTTCGCGCGGCGTCCCCAGACCTTGTTGAGGGTCGTGTCCTGG GTGTTCTCTATAGCCGTGTTCGGGCCCATAGTCAACGAGGGCTACGTGAATGCGGACAGCGGTCCAGAGCTGCGTTGCGTCTTCAACGGAAACGCGGGCGCCTGTCGCTTCGGCATCGTGCTGGGTCTCGGGGCCTTCATCGCCTGCGCGGCCTTCCTGCTGCTGGACGTGCGCTTTCAGCAGATCAGCAGCGTCCGAGACCGCCGCCGCGCAGTGCTGCTGGACCTGGGCTTCTCAG GGGTCTGGTCCTTCCTGTGGTTCGTAGGCTTCTGTTTCCTCACCAATCAGTGGCAGCGCACAGCGCCAGGGCCAGGCACGGCGCAGGCTGGGGATGCGGCACGGGCCGCCATCGCGTTCAGCTTCTTCTCCATTCTCAGCTGG GTGGCGCTCACCGTGAAGGCCCTGCAGCGGTTCCGCCTGGGCACAGATATGTCTCTCTTCGCCACAGATCAGCTAGGTGCAGGGGCTGCCCAGGGCTACCCAGGCTACCCAGTGGGCAGTGGTGTGGAGGGCACAGAAACATACCAGAGCCCGCCCTTCACCGAAACCCTGGACACCAGCCCCAAAGGGTACCAGGTGCCTGCCTACTAG